TTCGGTGACAAACGGCGCCAGCACTTCGTCGATACGGTTAATGGTGGTGCCGCCATAAATATGGCTGGCGACCTGCGCGATAATCTGCGCGGTAACGGCAGTGGCGGTAGAGATTGATTTCGGCGGTTCGATCTCGGCGTTACCCATCTTAAAGCCCTGGGTCAACATGCCTTTCAGGTCGATCAACATACAGTTGAACATCGGGAAGAACGGCGAATAGTCGAGATCGTGATAGTGGATATCGCCGCGCTCATGCGCTTGTACTACGTCACGCGGCAACAGGTGCTGGCGGGCATAGTGTTTGGCGACAATCCCGGCCAGCAAATCGCGCTGGGTGGGAATGACTTTACTGTCTTTGTTGGCGTTTTCATTGAGCAACGCGGAGTTAGTTTGCTCTACCAGGCCGCGAATTTCCTGGTTCAGACGACCACGCTTTTCACGCTGAATGTCGCGATCGTGACGGTATTCGATGTAGGCGCGGGCAAGCTGTTTGTACGGGCCGGACATCAGTTGGTTTTCAACCGCAGTTTGGATCTCGTTAATATCCACCTGACTGCGCGCGTTCATTTGGCTGCTAACGACTTCTGCGACGGTGGCACAGTAATCTGCGTCATCGACTCCCGCTGCTTTAGCTGCACGTAGAATGGCTTCCTTAATGCGCTCTGATTTGAATGGCACTTTACAGCCATCTCGTTTCATCACATGCGGTGTCATGATCACTCCATATTTGTAAGAACAGGTTATCCACAGAGGCCGGGGAAGCCATAACAGGTTTATTCATCTCTTTTCCAACGACTTCCCGCAATCCTGACCCAGGTTATCCACAATTCACCTTGTGTCGAGTGAACAGGTGTTGTAGCAATTGTAGTCAATTAATACAACATATTGGGTCGGTGTGCATTTTAAAGTCTATATGTAGTGATTTGCATCAAGGATGTTTGCAATTTTATTGATGTAGAACAAGGTAAAAATCAGAGCGTACAGATGGCGGGCGCTGTAGCGTTTGTAAAAGATAGCAAGAAAAATCTGATTAATTATTCAACAAAAACAGTCAGTAACCTGGAGCAACGCCACAGCCCGTGTCAATAGGTTTGTGGCGTTTATCCGTATAAGGATGTCGCGTTAGCGTTGTAACCACCAGATGGCTTCAAATGGGCGGAGCGTCATCGCGGCTGGCTGGCTGGCGACCTCGCCATAATTATGCAGTAGCGCCTGCCACTGTCCTTTGATATGCGGCGGATGCCACTCCTGGCACTGGTTACTCAGATTGGCGACAACCAGCAGGATTTGCCCCTGCCACTGGCGGCGATAACACCATACTGATGGGCTATCCGGGAGGAGATCCTGATAATCGCCCCAGATCAGTACAGGCTGGGTTTTACGTAGCGCAATCAGCTTTTGATAGGTGTAAAACACCGAGTTTTCATCGCGTAATGCCGCCTCGACGTTAACCTCCGTATAGTTATCGCACAGGCTTATCCACGGCTCGCCTTGGGTGAAACCGGCGTTTTTACCGTTGTCCCATTGCATCGGCGTGCGGCTGTTGTCGCGGGATTTACTGGCCAGAATAGCCAGCAGTTCGTCGGGGTCGCGCCCGGCGGCGCGTAGCGCGGCAAACATGTTATGGCTTTCCACGTCGCGATAATCGGTGATGCGGGTAAAGTGTGGGTTGGTCATGCCGATTTCTTCGCCCTGATAGATATAAGGCGTCCCTTGCATACCGTGCAGCGCCATCGCCAACATTTTCGCGGCTGGAACCCGGTATTCACCCTCGTCGCCAAAGCGGGAAACGATGCGCGGCTGATCGTGATTACACCAGAATAACGCGTTCCAGGCGACGTTATGCATCCCCTGTTGCCAGTGGCGGAACAACGCTTTCAGCGCCACATAATCAGGTTTTGCCAGCGTCCACTTTTCGCCATTGGGGTAATCCACCTTCAGATGATGAAAATTGAAGGTCATCGAGAGTTCGTCGCCGCTAAGCGCGGCATATTGCTGGCAGTTTTCCAGCGTGGTAGAGGACATTTCGCCTACCGTCATCAGATTACGCGGCGTAAAAACGTCACGGTTCATTTCGCGTAAAAACGTATGCGCGCGCGGCCCGTCGGTATAAAAGCGGCGTCCATCGCCCGTCGGATCGTCAGGAAAATTCTGATCTTTGGCGATCAGGTTCACCACGTCCAGACGCAGGCCATCCACGCCGCGATCGGCCCAGAATTCGCAGACCTTTTTCAGCTCGGCGCGTACGGCGGGGTTTTCCCAGTTCAGGTCGGCCTGTTCAGGCGCGAAAAGGTGTAAATAATATTGTTCGCTCTGGCTATGCCAGCGCCAGGCGCTGCCGCCAAATTTGGATTGCCAGTTATTCGGGCAGACATCCGGCGTGCCATCGCGCCAGATATAAAACTGACGGTATGGACTCTCTTTGTTCAGCGCTTCGCGAAACCAGGCGTGCTGGGTAGAAGTATGGTTAAACACCATATCCAGGATGATACGAATACCGCGTGCTTTCGCCTGCGCGACCAGCTCGTCAAAATCATCCAGCGTGCCGTAGGTCGGGTCGATAGCCGTATAATTTGCGACGTCATAACCGTTATCCACCTGCGGCGAGATATAAAACGGCGTGAGCCAGATGGCGTCCACGCCGAGTCGCTGTAGATAGTCAAGGCGCTGCGTGACGCCGCGTAAATCGCCGGTGCCGCTGCCGGTCGTGTCCTGAAAACTTTTTGGGTAGATCTGATAAATAACGCCGTTTTGCCACCAGAGGGGAATAGTCATTGTTGTTTCCTGCAAGTGCGTTGGGACGCAACTGCGCCCCGAAGAAGTATTAGACAATTTGTAATGTGCCCTGACGATGCTTACGCTGATAGATAAAGGTGGTCAGAATCACCGGGATCACGATCGCGATAACCATCGCCATGCCGTACACCTGCCAGTAGCGCGGCGGTATAGACAGGATGCCCGGCAGGCCGCCCACGCCGATACCGTTGGCGATGACGCCGTTCAGACCGCAGAGCAGTCCCGCCAGACCAGATCCGATCATCGCGCACAGCATCGGAAAACGATACTTCAGGTTGATACCGTACATCGCCGGTTCAGTTACCCCAAGGTAAGCGGAAATGGCGGCAGGAACGGAGATCTCGCGTTCATTGTGTTTACGGCTGGAGATGATGATGCCCACCACGGCGGAGGCCTGCGCGATATTCGACAGCGCAATCAGCGGCCAGACTGGCGTACCGCCCATGCTCTGGATCATCTGCATATCGATAGCGAGCGTTGTCTGGTGGACACCGGTAATGACCAGCGGGGCATACAGGAAGCCGAACAGCGCCGCGCCTATCGGGGCGAAACTGCCGGTCATCAGATAACGTACCGCAAAGGCCACGCCGTCGCCGATCATACGACCAAAGGGGCCGATAAAGGTGTGGGCGAGAAAGACGGCCAGTATTAACGAACACACCGGGACGACGACCAGGTAGAGATAATCCGGCACGATGCGTTTCAACCGCGTTTCAATAAATCCAAGCGCCAGCCCTGCCAGTAGCGCCGGGATAACCTGCGCCTGGTAGCCCACTTTCTCAATGCTAAATAAGCCGAAGTTCCAGACGTCCGGCGTTTGCTGGCCCAGCAGATACGCATTCATCAACTGCGGCGACACCAGCGTCACGCCGAGCACGATACCAAGAATCGGCGTGCCGCCCATTTTTTCACCGCCGACCAGCAGATTCCCACCGGCAGATAGAAAAAGATCGCTTCGCCGATCAACCATAAAAAATCATAAAGCGTTTTTAGCGCCGGATGCATCTGCGCCAGCGTTTGGCCGTTGCTCATCGGCACATCGCCGATCACGTTACGAAAGCCTAAGATCAAACCGCCGCTGATCAACGCCGGTAGTAGCGGAAAGAAGATCTCCGCAAAGTGGGAAATTAACTGCTCATGCCATTTCATGTTCTGGCGAGCGGCTTTTTTGGCCTGCTCTTTATCAGCATACGCTTTGCCGGTGGTCTCCAGCAGCGCGTTATAGTAATCGCCAACGTCGGTGCCAATCACCACCTGAAACTGACCAGCGTTGGTGAAACAACCTTTAACCATCGGTAATTGTTCGATCTCTTTTGGCCTGGCGTTCGCGGGCTGGTGGAGCACAAAGCGCAGGCGAGTAATGCAGTGGCTCACCGTGGCGATGTTGTCGCGCCCGCCGACCAGGTCAATCAGCCGGTCGATATCGGCTTGTTTTACTTTGCTCATCGTAAAGCCTCATGGCAGAGGAGATATGTTATGGGTTGGCGCAAGAGTAGCTCTTCAACGTTGGTTTAAAAATGGGAACGTTCCCGAAACGCAGCGACGATCACAAATTACTCGTGGTATTCCGTTTAATTAGTCACTCAGGCGAGGGTAGAAGGAATGACGATCCGGCGCGGATCGCAGCGGCCATTGATCTGTTCGATCAGCTGCGAAGCCGCCTGTCGTCCGGCTTCAGCATAGCCAGGATCGACAGTGACGATCTCCGGGTGCAGGAATTTTATCAGCGGCGTGTTCCCGACGCTTGCCAGTTGCAGCGTCTCAATACGTTGCTCCTGTAAATACTTACTGGCGCCCAACGCCAGCGTATCGGTGGCGCAGACTAACGCGGTGGTATCCGGCATGATGACGCTTGCCGTATGCTCATAGCCCTGCTTCATGGCAAGACCGGGCAGGGCGGCGACGGGGTGAAGTTTATGTTTTTTGCAAAACGCCAGGTATGCGTCATGCCGACGTTTGCCGGTGGTAATATCGCTATGGGGAACGCCCAGAAAGCTAATGTTGCGGTGTCCCTGCTCATACAGCCGCTGCATAAGGATATGAATCGCGCCCTCGTCGTCGTAACAGACGGAGGCAAAACCTTGCGCATCTCTTGCCAGCAGCACCAGCGAGGCTTTCCAGGGGGCGATCAACTCTTCTGTGATGCCGGTAAAGCCAAACAGCACCACGCCATCAATGTTACGTCGTCTGAGCATGCCCAGATGTTCCATTACCAGCGTCGGCGAGAACTGACTTTCCATCATAATAGGGTCGTAGCCCTGTTCGTAAAACGCAGGCAGCATGGTCTGAACCGCGAGGTTTTCAGACAACGAATCAAGGCGAGTGACGATAATAGCGACCACTTTATCGCTTTGTCCCCGCATCGCGCGGGCGGAGCGGGACGGGGAGAAACCGTGTTGATTCATCACCGCTTCGACACGCTCGCGGGTACGTTCGCTTACGCCGCTTTCATTGTTAAGCACGCGGGAAACGGTTGATTTCCCTACGCCGCTCAGGCGGGCGATGTCTTTGATAGTGAGCCGGTTTTGCATCCTGTTTTCCCGTGGCGTGACGCTGATGGTGATAAAAAGAGTAACTTTACTCAAGCGAAGGGCAATGGGCAAAGTCTGGTTTATCGTTGGTTTAATTACGTAACGGTATGATACCGCCATAATTGCCACAAAACTTATGGATTTATGCGTATAATCCGCGGCGCAAATTATTTACTTACCGGAGGCGACATGGACCCTGAACCCACCCCTCTCCCGCGATGGAGAATTTTCCTTTTCCGGTAAGCCTGCCTCTGCTGTCTTACCGGTGTGTAAGACAGTGACACAATAACGTCCCTGTTTTTATTTAAACATTGCTCATCGGGCAAGGCTTTGCCGTGCCTGAAGAATTTTCTGCGCCTGACTTCGGCGCGGAGGGATTACCTATGCTAAAAATCATTACCCGCCAGCTTTTTGCCCGGCTTAATCGTCATTTGCCTTATCGTCTGGTTCACCGCGATCCGCTGCCCGGCGCGCAGACCGCGGTAAATGCGACTATCCCGCCTTCGCTGAGCGAGCGCTGTCTGAAAGTCGCGGCAATGGAGCAGGAGACTCTCTGGCGCGTTTTTGATACGCACCCGGAGGGATTAAACGCTGCCGAGGTGACGCGCGCGCGTGAAAAGCATGGCGAAAACCGCCTTCCGGCACAGAAACCCTCGCCGTGGTGGGTGCATCTGTGGGTATGTTATCGCAATCCTTTCAACATCTTACTCACGATTCTTGGCGGCATTTCTTATGCCACGGAGGATCTGTTTGCCGCAGGCGTTATCGCCCTGATGGTCGGTATCTCAACGCTGCTGAATTTTGTGCAGGAAGCGCGCTCGACAAAAGCGGCGGACGCGCTAAAAGCGATGGTGAGCAATACCGCTACCGTACTGCGGGTTATTAATGAAAATGGCGAAAATGCCTGGCTGGAATTACCCATCGATCAACTGGTGCCCGGCGATATTATTAAGCTGGCGGCGGGGGATATGATCCCGGCGGATTTACGGATTATCCAGGCGCGCGATCTGTTTGTCGCCCAGGCGTCGCTGACCGGCGAATCTCTGCCAGTCGAGAAAGTCGCCGCGACGCGTGAGCCCCGGCAAAATAACCCGCTTGAGTGCGACACGCTGTGCTTTATGGGGACGAACGTCGTGAGCGGAACGGCGCAGGCCGTGGTGATGGCGACCGGCGCCGGCACCTGGTTTGGTCAATTGGCGGGGCGCGTGTCGGAACAAGATAACGAGCAGAACGCTTTCCAGAAAGGAATTAGCCGCGTCAGTATGTTGCTGATCCGCTTTATGCTGGTCATGGCGCCGGTAGTACTGATTATTAATGGTTACACGAAAGGTGACTGGTGGGAAGCGGCGCTATTTGCGCTCTCGGTCGCGGTAGGGCTCACCCCGGAAATGTTGCCGATGATCGTCACCTCCACCCTCGCGCGCGGGGCGGTGAAGCTCTCGAAACAGAAAGTTATCGTGAAGCACCTTGATGCGATTCAGAACTTCGGCGCGATGGATATTCTGTGCACTGATAAAACCGGCACTCTGACGCAGGATAAAATTGTGCTGGAGAATCACACGGATATTTCTGGTAAGCCCAGCGAGCATGTACTGCATTGCGCCTGGCTGAACAGCCATTATCAGACCGGTCTAAAAAATTTACTGGATACGGCGGTCCTGGAGGGAGTAGACGAAACCGCCGCGCGTCAGCTCTCCGGACGCTGGCAGAAAATCGATGAGATCCCGTTTGATTTTGAGCGTCGCCGGATGTCGGTAGTGGTCGCCGAAGATTCGAACGTGCATCAACTGGTCTGCAAAGGCGCGTTACAGGAGATCCTGAACGTGTGTACTCAGGTGCGCCACAACGGCGATATTGTGCCGCTGGACGACAATATGCTGCGCCGGGTGAAACGCGTTACCGACACGCTGAACCGTCAGGGGCTACGCGTGGTCGCCGTCGCGACCAAATACCTGCCTGCGCGTGAGGGCGATTACCAACGTATCGATGAGTCTGACCTCATTCTGGAAGGGTATATCGCTTTTCTCGATCCGCCGAAAGAGACCACCGCGCCGGCGCTGAAAGCGCTGAAGGCGAGCGGAATTACGGTGAAAATTCTCACCGGCGACAGCGAGCTGGTAGCGGCGAAAGTTTGCCATGAGGTTGGGCTGGATGCGGGCGATGTCATTATTGGCAGTGATATTGAAGGGTTAAGCGACGACGCGCTGGCGGCGCTGGCCGCCCGTACGACGTTGTTTGCGCGTCTGACGCCGATGCATAAAGAGCGCATCGTCACTTTACTCAAACGCGAGGGGCATGTGGTCGGTTTTATGGGCGACGGGATTAACGATGCTCCGGCGTTGCGGGCGGCGGATATTGGTATCTCGGTAGATGGCGCGGTGGACATCGCCCGTGAAGCGGCCGATATTATCCTGCTGGAAAAGAGCCTGATGGTGCTGGAAGAAGGCGTCATTGAAGGTCGTCGTACTTTTTCTAATATGTTGAAATATATCAAGATGACGGCCAGCTCAAATTTCGGTAACGTGTTTAGCGTACTGGTGGCGAGCGCCTTTTTGCCGTTCCTGCCAATGCTGCCGCTGCACTTGCTGATTCAAAACCTACTGTACGATGTATCCCAGGTGGCGATTCCGTTTGATAATGTCGATGAAGAACAAATTCAAAAGCCGCAGCGCTGGAATCCGGCGGATTTGGGGCGCTTTATGGTCTTTTTCGGTCCGATCAGCTCGATTTTCGACATTTTGACCTTTTGTCTGATGTGGTGGGTATTTCATGCGAATACGCCAGAAACGCAAACTTTGTTCCAGTCCGGCTGGTTTGTGGTGGGATTACTGTCGCAAACGCTGATTGTGCATATGATCCGTACCCGCCGTCTGCCGTTTATTCAAAGTCGCGCCGCTTGGCCGCTGATGGCGATGACATTGTTGGTGATGGTGGTGGGAGTCTCGTTGCCGTTTTCGCCGCTGGCGTCTTACCTGCAGTTGCAGGCGCTGCCGTTAAGCTATTTCCCGTGGCTGATTGCCATTCTGGTGGGATATATGACGTTAACCCAGTTGGTGAAAGGGTTTTACAGCAGACGTTATGGCTGGCAGTAAACACTTTCGTCGGGGATTCGCCAGCGTGCTTAATCCCCGATATCGCTAACCAGGCCAGATGCCCGTAAAGCTCGACAAGTTTAACGCGATCGGCTTTATCTTTAAATTTCAGGGCTTATTCAAGCAACTGTAGAATGCTATATGCAGGCATAAAAAAGAGGAATGTCCAGCTAAGTTTGTAAAATACATTCTCTGCCCCCGAGCCAGAACGAGAGGAGGAGATGTCCCACCGCCGGATATGTTTTGCGGATATGCGACGAAAGCGGCGAATATAGCTAATGCAATAAACTAAGTAAGGAGGAATCGCTAAGGCGGCAGTGGGTTTAGGAAACATAAGGGTAAGCAATATGGCTGCGACAATGAAGCATAAAAAGACTATCTTCGCGGTAGATTCTATCTGTTTTAATTCCTGGCGTATGCTTTCAGCATGTTTCTCCTGCCAGCGACGGAGCGTGCTGTTGCTAAATCCATATTCTTCGCACAACGCCTTATTCGGTACGCCGTTTTTCGACTGTTGCAGAAAATCGGCGATTTGTTCCTCGGTAAAACGCGATCTTACCATTGCCGCCTCTCCATGGCTGTTGGTGCCCCGAACCGGGCAAACTTGCGCCGCCCGGCGGGGATGACGTCCGGCGCTTAGCGACGAACAGCGATCGCTTCAATCTCAATTTTCACGTCTTTCGGCAGACGGGCAACTTCCACGCAGGAACGCGCCGGGAAGGTGGCGTTGTGCTCGGTGAAGAAGGCTTCGTAGGTGGCGTTGACGGTCGCGAAATCGTTCAGGTCTTTCACGAATACGGTCGTTTTCACAATGTCGCCTACTTTCAGGCCAGCGGCTTCCACGATAGCTTTAACGTTTTCCAGCGACTGACGTGCCTGAGCGGATACGTCTTCCGCTACGGCACCGGTTTTCGGATCGACCGGGATCTGACCGGAAGTGATTACCATGCTACCCAGGTCAACGCCCTGTACGTATGGGCCGATTGCTGCTGGTGCATTTTCCGTCGCAATAGTTTTGCTCATGATTTCTCCTGAATTACAGCGGTAATAGAATGTCCCCGCTCATTATAGGGAGCCGGGATCTCATAACCAACCCAAATTAGTTGGCCAGCACCACATAATGCGAAAACTCTTTTTCACAGTATTTGCATTTGAGGGCGATATCATTGGCGCGTTTTTTCACTGCAAAGCTGGAGGATACTGGTTCCGCGTGGCTGATGCAGTTGCTGTTCGGGCAAACCAGCACATTATTAATACGCTCTGGCAGGCTGGGGCGTGATTTCCCGACTACGTCGTAGTTGTCGATGCGGTTAACGGTGGCCTGCGGCGCGTACAGAGCAAGTTGGTTAACCTGCTCTTCGGTGAGAAAGGTGTTTTCTATTTTGATTAAGTCTTTACGCCCCATCTCGCCAGACGGGAGATTCAGACCGATAGTGATTCGCTGATCGGTCTCGGTCAATTTAAACAGACTCAGCAGTTTAAAGCCTACCTGCGCAGGGATATGGTCAATCACGGTGCCGCATTTAATGGCTTCAACCTGCAGTTTGTTATCGTGTGTCATCGTTTTTCTCCCTTACAGACTCAGTTCGCTATTCAGTACTAACGCCAGTAACGCCTGGCGAGCGAAAATACCGTTGCCCGCCTGTTGGAAGTACCAGGCGTGTGGCGTTTTATCCACATCCGTGGTGATTTCATCAATCCGCGGCAGCGGGTGCAGCACTTTCATATTTTCACGCGCGCCGTTCAGGTCGCTGGCGCGCAGAACAAACTGCGCCTTCACATTGGCGTACTCCGACGGGTCGAGACGCTCTTTCTGTACGCGAGTCATATAGAGGATGTCGACGTCGGCCATGACCTCTTCAATAGAACCATGCAGGCTCCAGGCCATCCCTTTTTCATCCAGCATATCCAGAATGTACTGCGGCATCGCCAGCGCGTCCGGCGCGATAAAATAAAAACGGTTGCCGCTAAATTTCGCCAGCGCCTGGGTTAGCGAATGCACGGTGCGGCCATATTTCAGATCGCCGACCATCGCGATATGCAAGTTATCCAGACGGCCCTGCGTTTCCTGGATGGTGAACAGATCCAACAGGGTCTGTGTCGGATGCTGGTTCGAACCGTCGCCCGCATTGAGCACCGGCACCTGACCGGAAAACTCCGTCGCCAGACGTGCCGCGCCTTCTTGCGGATGGCGCATCACAATCGCGTCCACGTAAGTGCTAATCACTGAGATCGTGTCGGCTAACGTTTCTCCTTTTTTCCCCAGCGACGTGTTGGCGCTGTCGGAGAAGCCCACTACGCTGGCGCCCAGGCGATGCATTGAAGTTTCAAACGACAGGCGGGTACGCGTGGAGGCTTCGAAAAAGCAGCTGGCGATCACTTTATGTTTCAAAAGCTCCGGCTGCGGGTTGGCTTTTAATTTCGCCGCCGTCGCCAGTACCAGATTAAGATCGTCGCGGCTGAGGTCGTTTATGGAAATGATATGTTTTTGATATAGCGGGTTAGCCATGTTTATCTCCTGACGCCTGGGCAAAAAAAAACCCCTCAATTGAGGGGCTTGGTATTGGTTTTCAACGGAAAGAAAAACGGCAGGCCTGCGTCTTTTTTCAGACGCGGTAAGACAGAATGTCGTACACACTGAACCATGCTTCCTCCCGGCAAATTGTCCGCGATTATACTCAGCTCTGTTTTGGGATCAAGCGATTAATGCATGATTTACTCATCGCAAACGGTTCTTATGAATTTAAATTCATTTTAAGCAAATAATTAATTTGTTTGTGTACCAGCGCCGTGCGCTGAACGACCCGTGGTGCGACCCAGACAATACTGCTACCGGCAACGACGCCGAGAATTTCCGGCAATGCGTGGTAATCCAGAATTCTCGCGACGGCGCGACCATAACCTGCCGCCGTATGGATAAGGATAAATTCGCTATTATGTTCAACGCTAACGACCATTTCGGCTATTGAACGTCCGGCATCCGGCGAAGGTCGCCGCTGGGGATTTACGGAATAAATCTTTTGTCCCTTCGTATTTCTGATTTTTATTGCGCCCAGCAGCTTGAGCAGGCGCGAAACCGTAGACTGGCTGATACCTTCAAATCCCTCATTTTGTAAATCGCGGCGAATCTCCTCCTGGGACAGGTAACTTTTTTCACTAATCAGGCGCTGACAAACCGCCAGTTGCTGTTGTTCTTTGGCGGAGTAATCATCGTATTCCTTCATAAATGCACCTTATCTTTATTATTGATATCAACGGACTGGCGAAATTCATCACATTTGTCACATCGATTGCGGATCAATCGGGCGGTTTTGCAGGAAAATGAGAAGCCGATCAAAAAAGGTGACGGCGTGCCTGATGGCGCTGTGCTTATCAGTCCTGTCAGATAAGACGCGTCGCCATCTGGCTCGTTACATCATCGCTCCGATGCTCAGTACCGCCATATTCAGCAATGTCAGGATCAGCAACAGCGGGGCGACCCATTTCAGATAGCGGACATAGGGAACCCGCGCGATCGCCAGACCGCCCATGACCACGGCGGAGGTGGGCGTAACCAGGTTCACAATCCCGGAGGCCGACTGGTAGGCGGTTACGACCAAATCCCGCTGTACGTGGGCAAAATCCGCTAACGGCGCCATAATGGGCATTGTCAATACGGCAAGACCGGAAGAGGAGGGCACCAGGAAGGAGAGCAATACTTCCAGCCAGTAGGTTACGTTTATGAAAATAGTGGTAGAGAGGCCGGAAACCAGACTTTCCGCGCTGTGCAAAATGGTGTGGGTAATCATACCGTTATCCATGACCACCACAATGCCGCGCGCGATACCAATAATTAGCGCCACGCCGAGTAAATCCCGCGCGCCGTCAATAAAGGTACTGGTGAACGCTTCCTCACCCATCCGCGTTATCACGCCAACGATAATCGCCGCCGCCAGAAAGACGCCGGAGATTTCCGCCATCCA
This DNA window, taken from Salmonella enterica subsp. enterica serovar Typhimurium str. LT2, encodes the following:
- the treC gene encoding trehalose- 6-P hydrolase (alternative inducer of maltose system; cytoplasmic; similar to E. coli trehalase 6-P hydrolase (AAC77196.1); Blastp hit to AAC77196.1 (551 aa), 84% identity in aa 1 - 551); the protein is MTIPLWWQNGVIYQIYPKSFQDTTGSGTGDLRGVTQRLDYLQRLGVDAIWLTPFYISPQVDNGYDVANYTAIDPTYGTLDDFDELVAQAKARGIRIILDMVFNHTSTQHAWFREALNKESPYRQFYIWRDGTPDVCPNNWQSKFGGSAWRWHSQSEQYYLHLFAPEQADLNWENPAVRAELKKVCEFWADRGVDGLRLDVVNLIAKDQNFPDDPTGDGRRFYTDGPRAHTFLREMNRDVFTPRNLMTVGEMSSTTLENCQQYAALSGDELSMTFNFHHLKVDYPNGEKWTLAKPDYVALKALFRHWQQGMHNVAWNALFWCNHDQPRIVSRFGDEGEYRVPAAKMLAMALHGMQGTPYIYQGEEIGMTNPHFTRITDYRDVESHNMFAALRAAGRDPDELLAILASKSRDNSRTPMQWDNGKNAGFTQGEPWISLCDNYTEVNVEAALRDENSVFYTYQKLIALRKTQPVLIWGDYQDLLPDSPSVWCYRRQWQGQILLVVANLSNQCQEWHPPHIKGQWQALLHNYGEVASQPAAMTLRPFEAIWWLQR
- the treR gene encoding transcriptional repressor of treABC (GalR/LacI family; trehalose operon repressor. (SW:TRER_SALTY)); protein product: MQNRLTIKDIARLSGVGKSTVSRVLNNESGVSERTRERVEAVMNQHGFSPSRSARAMRGQSDKVVAIIVTRLDSLSENLAVQTMLPAFYEQGYDPIMMESQFSPTLVMEHLGMLRRRNIDGVVLFGFTGITEELIAPWKASLVLLARDAQGFASVCYDDEGAIHILMQRLYEQGHRNISFLGVPHSDITTGKRRHDAYLAFCKKHKLHPVAALPGLAMKQGYEHTASVIMPDTTALVCATDTLALGASKYLQEQRIETLQLASVGNTPLIKFLHPEIVTVDPGYAEAGRQAASQLIEQINGRCDPRRIVIPSTLA
- the mgtA gene encoding P-type ATPase (Mg2+ ATPase transporter; Mg(2+) transport ATPase, P-type 1. (SW:ATMA_SALTY)), which codes for MLKIITRQLFARLNRHLPYRLVHRDPLPGAQTAVNATIPPSLSERCLKVAAMEQETLWRVFDTHPEGLNAAEVTRAREKHGENRLPAQKPSPWWVHLWVCYRNPFNILLTILGGISYATEDLFAAGVIALMVGISTLLNFVQEARSTKAADALKAMVSNTATVLRVINENGENAWLELPIDQLVPGDIIKLAAGDMIPADLRIIQARDLFVAQASLTGESLPVEKVAATREPRQNNPLECDTLCFMGTNVVSGTAQAVVMATGAGTWFGQLAGRVSEQDNEQNAFQKGISRVSMLLIRFMLVMAPVVLIINGYTKGDWWEAALFALSVAVGLTPEMLPMIVTSTLARGAVKLSKQKVIVKHLDAIQNFGAMDILCTDKTGTLTQDKIVLENHTDISGKPSEHVLHCAWLNSHYQTGLKNLLDTAVLEGVDETAARQLSGRWQKIDEIPFDFERRRMSVVVAEDSNVHQLVCKGALQEILNVCTQVRHNGDIVPLDDNMLRRVKRVTDTLNRQGLRVVAVATKYLPAREGDYQRIDESDLILEGYIAFLDPPKETTAPALKALKASGITVKILTGDSELVAAKVCHEVGLDAGDVIIGSDIEGLSDDALAALAARTTLFARLTPMHKERIVTLLKREGHVVGFMGDGINDAPALRAADIGISVDGAVDIAREAADIILLEKSLMVLEEGVIEGRRTFSNMLKYIKMTASSNFGNVFSVLVASAFLPFLPMLPLHLLIQNLLYDVSQVAIPFDNVDEEQIQKPQRWNPADLGRFMVFFGPISSIFDILTFCLMWWVFHANTPETQTLFQSGWFVVGLLSQTLIVHMIRTRRLPFIQSRAAWPLMAMTLLVMVVGVSLPFSPLASYLQLQALPLSYFPWLIAILVGYMTLTQLVKGFYSRRYGWQ
- a CDS encoding putative transposase (unknown (gi|4558865)), with translation MVRSRFTEEQIADFLQQSKNGVPNKALCEEYGFSNSTLRRWQEKHAESIRQELKQIESTAKIVFLCFIVAAILLTLMFPKPTAALAIPPYLVYCISYIRRFRRISAKHIRRWDISSSRSGSGAENVFYKLSWTFLFFMPAYSILQLLE
- the yjgF gene encoding putative translation initiation inhibitor (similar to E. coli orf, hypothetical protein (AAC77200.1); Blastp hit to AAC77200.1 (141 aa), 93% identity in aa 14 - 141) → MSKTIATENAPAAIGPYVQGVDLGSMVITSGQIPVDPKTGAVAEDVSAQARQSLENVKAIVEAAGLKVGDIVKTTVFVKDLNDFATVNATYEAFFTEHNATFPARSCVEVARLPKDVKIEIEAIAVRR
- the pyrI gene encoding aspartate carbamoyltransferase, regulatory subunit (allosteric regulation; aspartate carbamoyltransferase regulatory chain. (SW:PYRI_SALTY)), which gives rise to MTHDNKLQVEAIKCGTVIDHIPAQVGFKLLSLFKLTETDQRITIGLNLPSGEMGRKDLIKIENTFLTEEQVNQLALYAPQATVNRIDNYDVVGKSRPSLPERINNVLVCPNSNCISHAEPVSSSFAVKKRANDIALKCKYCEKEFSHYVVLAN
- the pyrB gene encoding aspartate carbamoyltransferase, catalytic subunit (aspartate carbamoyltransferase catalytic chain. (SW:PYRB_SALTY)), which codes for MANPLYQKHIISINDLSRDDLNLVLATAAKLKANPQPELLKHKVIASCFFEASTRTRLSFETSMHRLGASVVGFSDSANTSLGKKGETLADTISVISTYVDAIVMRHPQEGAARLATEFSGQVPVLNAGDGSNQHPTQTLLDLFTIQETQGRLDNLHIAMVGDLKYGRTVHSLTQALAKFSGNRFYFIAPDALAMPQYILDMLDEKGMAWSLHGSIEEVMADVDILYMTRVQKERLDPSEYANVKAQFVLRASDLNGARENMKVLHPLPRIDEITTDVDKTPHAWYFQQAGNGIFARQALLALVLNSELSL